The sequence below is a genomic window from Calditerrivibrio sp..
GCAATATATGACTGTTTCTTTCTCTTCTATAAAGTTTCAACTGTTTCAAGGTTTCCACAAGATTATTATCCCCTTCATCCACAAATAGCCCAATTAAATGAAACGTCCCTCTATCCCAATTGATACTAATCTCCAAACCTGAAACTCTTTGGATATTTGTGGGGCAAGCCTTAAAATCTCCTATCCCATCTATAGTATCGTGATCAGTAAGAGCAAGTATCTGTAAACCTTTTTTTTCCGCTAATAGAACAAGCTCTTCTGGACTCAAAGTCCCATCCGAATACTTTGAGTGACAATGCAGGTCCACCATTAACTTTTCTCCTTGATTATAAAATTTTTTATAATATAATAACCTTATGGGTATTATCCAATTTACACTATATAAAATTTTTGTCAACGCAATAGGATTGGGCATATCAGCTTTCCTTTTCAAACATGTTAAAGTAGAATCCTTCGGGTACGTTATCTTAGGTGGATTTGTTTTATCTTTAATGAATTTTTTAGTTAAACCCTTTCTTATTTTAATTACCTTTCCTTTTCACCTATTGACGCTTGGATTGTTTTATTTTATAGTAAACGCTCTTATCATACTTTTAGTTTCTGCTTTAGTAAAAGGTTATTATGTGGATGGATTATGGACAGCTGTAGGTGTGAGCATTGTAGTAAGTTTAATCAATATCTTATTTGATATATTTTATGGTAAACCAAAAATCGACATTAAAGTTAGGAAATTTTAAACATGGGTTTAGATGTAAAAGAGATTAAAGATGATTTAGAAAGATTTGAAAATCTCATAAAGATGATCAATTTTGATTATGAAAGGTTCTTTGCTAAAGTTCTAAAACACCCACCAGTAGTATATGAAAGAGAAGTCAATAAAATCATTGCAAAATACAATCTAAACCAGATCACTAATACAACGTTAAGATTT
It includes:
- a CDS encoding phage holin family protein, with the translated sequence MGIIQFTLYKIFVNAIGLGISAFLFKHVKVESFGYVILGGFVLSLMNFLVKPFLILITFPFHLLTLGLFYFIVNALIILLVSALVKGYYVDGLWTAVGVSIVVSLINILFDIFYGKPKIDIKVRKF